The proteins below come from a single Holdemania massiliensis genomic window:
- a CDS encoding TrkH family potassium uptake protein → MNFNLPFRDKILRFLGPTRMIALSFVLVILVGSVLLWLPIAQNPGMRASYLNSLFVATSATCVTGLMPFAVIDQYNLIGQTVLIFLMQIGGLGLMSLLALFLTLMRRKLNFSEKKMLQDSLNKNDADNIPNFLKSIFRYTFIFEGIGMGLLALRFIPEYGLAQGLYNSVFLSISAFCNAGLDNLTRSSLMAYTSDPLINFTVCGLIITGGLGFAVWFDLRRILPEKKKLSWKRLWTRLSLHSRLVLVVTGILLGSGTLIVLLVEYGNPNTLGWMNFPQKIMAAFFQSTTLRTAGFSTIDFAMLRDASLFIMLFYMIIGGSPGGTAGGIKTTTFSMLFVLIISEIRDSGNMTLFKRTLPSSTFHRAFAITLTYACIMVIAIFLLTLTEPQIGFLPLAFEAFSAIATVGLSAGVTPLLSALGKIVIIMLMYIGRVGPITIVLSLMRMKQNRKTNNLVYPHGDVLIG, encoded by the coding sequence ATGAATTTCAATCTGCCGTTTCGGGATAAAATCCTGCGCTTTTTAGGACCTACCCGTATGATTGCGCTGAGCTTTGTCTTGGTCATCCTTGTCGGATCAGTCTTGCTGTGGCTGCCAATCGCCCAGAATCCGGGGATGCGGGCCAGTTACTTAAACAGTTTGTTCGTCGCTACTTCCGCTACCTGCGTGACAGGCTTGATGCCGTTTGCGGTTATTGATCAGTACAATCTGATCGGTCAGACCGTATTGATCTTCTTAATGCAGATCGGCGGTTTGGGCTTGATGTCGTTGCTGGCCTTGTTTTTAACGCTGATGCGGCGCAAGCTGAACTTTTCAGAGAAGAAAATGCTGCAGGATTCATTAAATAAAAATGATGCCGACAACATTCCGAATTTCTTAAAAAGTATCTTCCGCTACACCTTTATTTTTGAAGGGATCGGCATGGGATTGCTGGCGCTGCGGTTTATTCCTGAGTATGGCTTGGCGCAGGGCCTTTACAATTCGGTTTTTCTTTCCATATCGGCGTTCTGCAACGCAGGTCTGGATAATTTGACACGCTCATCTCTGATGGCATACACAAGTGATCCGCTGATCAATTTTACGGTCTGCGGTCTGATCATCACCGGCGGTTTAGGCTTTGCGGTGTGGTTTGATCTGCGGCGGATTTTGCCGGAGAAGAAAAAGCTGAGCTGGAAGCGGCTTTGGACAAGACTGTCGCTGCACAGCCGGCTGGTCTTAGTTGTTACAGGGATTTTGCTGGGCAGCGGAACGCTGATCGTGCTGCTTGTGGAATATGGCAATCCGAATACCTTAGGCTGGATGAATTTCCCGCAGAAGATCATGGCAGCCTTCTTCCAGTCCACAACCCTGCGGACAGCGGGCTTCAGCACCATTGACTTTGCGATGCTGAGAGATGCCTCTTTATTTATCATGTTGTTCTATATGATCATCGGCGGCTCTCCAGGCGGAACGGCAGGCGGTATCAAGACAACGACATTCTCAATGTTATTCGTCCTGATTATTTCGGAAATTCGGGATTCCGGAAATATGACGTTGTTTAAGCGGACTTTGCCGAGCTCCACGTTCCATCGGGCTTTTGCGATTACGCTGACGTATGCCTGCATTATGGTCATTGCGATCTTTTTACTGACATTGACAGAACCGCAAATTGGATTTTTGCCGTTAGCCTTTGAAGCTTTCTCAGCGATTGCTACGGTCGGCTTGTCAGCCGGGGTAACACCGTTGTTATCCGCTTTAGGCAAAATCGTCATCATCATGCTGATGTATATCGGCCGCGTAGGTCCGATCACGATTGTTCTGTCGTTAATGCGAATGAAACAAAATCGAAAAACAAACAATCTCGTATATCCGCACGGGGACGTGCTGATCGGGTAG
- a CDS encoding acetamidase/formamidase family protein yields the protein MKKIAKDQVIYAMSSENKPVLKAHSGDRICFETRDCYGDEITPQDPDRRPLQINPATGPVFVEEAQVGDTLKVTIEKITLQDQALVGSYPKSGMMADWIERRMIHFLPVQENQLEFQKDLVVKTAPMIGVIGVAPEAESVECRKPGVHGGNMDCRKIREGSVVYLPVFHPGALLALGDVHAAMGDGEVMGSGAEIAADVIVQIEVIKETCSEPWVVDRDRVYVITSAETMEEALKQGCYKMNQRLQKQLGLSPEMAGMLMSLEGNSEICQVVNPFVTLRFGMPLVRFLSKEGKRS from the coding sequence ATGAAAAAGATTGCTAAAGATCAAGTGATCTACGCGATGTCTTCGGAAAATAAGCCGGTTTTAAAAGCTCATTCCGGGGACAGAATATGTTTTGAAACAAGGGATTGCTATGGCGATGAAATTACGCCGCAGGATCCTGACAGGCGACCGCTTCAAATCAATCCGGCTACAGGTCCGGTATTTGTTGAAGAGGCTCAGGTTGGAGACACACTGAAGGTGACCATTGAGAAGATCACGCTTCAAGACCAAGCCTTGGTGGGCAGTTATCCTAAAAGTGGGATGATGGCCGATTGGATAGAACGGCGGATGATCCATTTTCTGCCAGTTCAGGAAAATCAGCTGGAATTTCAGAAAGATCTGGTTGTGAAAACGGCACCCATGATCGGAGTGATCGGCGTTGCTCCAGAAGCAGAGTCAGTGGAATGCAGAAAGCCAGGCGTTCATGGCGGTAATATGGACTGCCGTAAGATTCGTGAAGGCTCGGTTGTCTATCTGCCGGTGTTTCATCCCGGGGCATTGTTGGCTTTGGGAGATGTGCATGCAGCGATGGGTGATGGCGAAGTCATGGGCAGCGGTGCGGAAATCGCAGCGGATGTGATCGTTCAGATAGAAGTTATAAAAGAAACTTGCAGCGAACCTTGGGTTGTGGATCGGGATCGGGTATATGTGATTACCTCTGCAGAAACCATGGAAGAAGCGCTGAAGCAAGGTTGTTATAAAATGAATCAAAGACTCCAAAAACAGTTGGGATTGTCGCCGGAAATGGCAGGAATGCTGATGAGTCTGGAAGGAAACAGTGAAATCTGTCAGGTGGTTAACCCTTTTGTTACCCTGCGGTTTGGCATGCCGCTTGTTCGGTTCCTTTCTAAGGAGGGAAAAAGGTCATGA
- a CDS encoding competence type IV pilus major pilin ComGC, with translation MKEKRGFTLLEMIVTVAILFVLLTILMPTMSGFASSANDQISDANLELLNFATHSYASFHEIENRDIFENISEDDARQQLLVSDGLIEQAVHPTGEGDYCWNITDQKWIRFIDSTAVGCGGEYKPTANPDGSLTPDAVKTPEPTTYPSAKPLPTYIPSAYQKACEASAGKFDIVNEICSCPDGYVLEKDITVDGEKKKVCMTTAEYMCEKSGGKYDLQANSCLCEGELIANEQGTMCVYDSVAASRKKCVADGGEWIEENGNGYCKYKDDQPFYIDEDNPNFVYAAKQLGSGDPIDFSVLNKIESLESLKENKAYLSVGSYFHYKGKVYRVNTSERLGEYSDLDQIVTQTNVFNISEPTYIPGKTYYSNDYVLYKGTWYTPKEIGGTGAAPDEGSMWHSCGVNIDDFNQGQSCKLK, from the coding sequence ATGAAAGAGAAACGCGGTTTTACATTGTTGGAAATGATCGTAACAGTCGCTATTTTATTTGTGCTTTTAACCATATTAATGCCGACGATGTCCGGCTTTGCTTCTTCGGCTAACGATCAGATTTCCGATGCCAATTTAGAGCTGTTAAACTTTGCGACGCATTCCTATGCTTCATTTCATGAAATTGAAAATCGGGATATTTTTGAAAATATCTCGGAAGACGATGCTCGTCAACAGCTGTTGGTTAGCGATGGGTTAATCGAACAGGCGGTGCATCCAACTGGCGAAGGGGATTATTGTTGGAACATTACAGATCAGAAGTGGATTCGGTTCATTGACAGTACAGCTGTGGGCTGCGGCGGTGAATACAAGCCAACGGCCAATCCAGATGGATCATTGACACCGGATGCTGTGAAGACACCGGAGCCGACAACCTATCCATCCGCGAAACCACTGCCGACCTACATTCCGTCAGCCTATCAAAAAGCGTGTGAAGCCAGTGCGGGAAAATTTGATATTGTGAATGAAATCTGTTCTTGTCCGGATGGATATGTTTTGGAAAAAGATATTACTGTTGATGGTGAAAAAAAGAAAGTATGTATGACTACTGCCGAGTATATGTGTGAAAAAAGTGGCGGTAAGTATGACTTACAGGCAAACTCCTGTCTCTGTGAAGGCGAGCTGATTGCCAATGAACAAGGAACTATGTGTGTTTATGATTCAGTAGCTGCCAGCAGGAAAAAATGTGTGGCAGATGGCGGTGAGTGGATCGAAGAAAATGGTAATGGCTATTGTAAATATAAGGATGATCAACCATTTTATATTGATGAAGACAACCCTAATTTTGTTTATGCGGCTAAACAGTTAGGATCGGGTGACCCCATCGATTTCTCTGTATTAAACAAGATTGAAAGTTTAGAAAGCCTGAAAGAGAACAAAGCATATTTGAGTGTTGGAAGTTATTTTCACTACAAGGGTAAGGTTTATCGTGTAAATACATCTGAACGATTAGGTGAATATTCGGATCTGGATCAGATTGTAACGCAAACGAATGTATTCAATATTTCCGAACCTACTTATATTCCAGGCAAGACTTATTATAGTAATGATTATGTCCTTTATAAAGGAACGTGGTATACGCCAAAAGAGATTGGTGGAACAGGAGCAGCCCCTGATGAGGGTTCTATGTGGCATAGCTGTGGCGTTAACATAGATGATTTTAACCAAGGTCAAAGTTGTAAATTAAAATAA
- a CDS encoding DEAD/DEAH box helicase, translated as MKFNELNLSPEMSRAIADCGYTEATYIQSACIPVVMNGGDVIGQSQTGTGKTAAFAIPIIEMLQVTDRKRPQALILSPTRELAMQVCDEIRKFTKYKEGIRTVAVYGGQQISKQILELKKGADIVVGTPGRVLDHIRRRTLRFDQCRVLVLDEADEMLNMGFREDIETVIEALPQERQTVLFSATMPKPILEITSQYQTNPVHIKTPATQMTVPKIEQIYYICPKEAKKEILMQLISMQNPHLAMIFCNTKKMVDELTSDLVSKGYPAAALHGDMKQEMRTSVMDNFKKGKINILVATDVAARGIDVDSMDVVFNYDLPQETEYYVHRIGRTGRAGKEGLAVTLITARQKYALRDLERTTRAKLTQKPLPSLEEVRKIRLDFLREDLEHRMTRDVPESLAAIIDSMKDDGYSYREMALALAYQIAGQEMFDESAWNASVRPALTVTEKGMSELILDIGSDQDVNASIIVSAIATATGLPGKEIGKIRISAQETTVQIPRQFDREIADTMKKTPIKGQTVHPLLMVRKGKDYSNLPPKRRTASKGQQRQRGRRRENRD; from the coding sequence ATGAAATTTAATGAACTAAACCTATCCCCTGAGATGAGCCGTGCCATCGCAGACTGCGGCTACACAGAGGCTACCTATATCCAAAGCGCGTGCATTCCGGTTGTGATGAACGGCGGCGATGTCATTGGACAATCTCAAACCGGCACCGGAAAAACAGCAGCGTTTGCCATTCCCATCATTGAAATGCTTCAGGTTACTGACCGCAAGCGTCCTCAGGCACTGATCCTTTCTCCAACCCGTGAGCTGGCGATGCAGGTCTGTGATGAAATCCGTAAGTTTACAAAATACAAAGAAGGCATCCGTACGGTAGCCGTCTATGGTGGTCAGCAGATCAGCAAGCAGATCTTAGAATTAAAAAAAGGCGCTGATATCGTCGTCGGGACTCCTGGACGCGTGCTGGATCATATCCGCCGCCGGACGCTGCGCTTTGATCAGTGCCGTGTCCTGGTCTTGGATGAAGCGGATGAAATGTTGAATATGGGATTTCGCGAAGATATTGAAACCGTGATCGAGGCCCTGCCGCAAGAGCGTCAGACAGTCCTGTTTTCGGCCACCATGCCGAAGCCAATCCTGGAGATTACCTCACAGTATCAAACCAATCCGGTTCACATCAAGACTCCGGCGACCCAGATGACCGTGCCGAAGATTGAACAGATCTATTACATCTGTCCAAAGGAAGCCAAGAAAGAAATTCTGATGCAGCTCATTTCAATGCAGAATCCGCATCTGGCGATGATTTTCTGCAACACAAAGAAAATGGTTGATGAGCTGACCTCGGATTTAGTGTCCAAAGGTTATCCGGCCGCGGCCCTGCATGGCGATATGAAGCAGGAAATGCGGACGAGCGTCATGGATAACTTCAAAAAAGGCAAGATTAATATTTTGGTTGCGACGGACGTTGCCGCCCGCGGCATTGACGTTGACTCCATGGATGTCGTATTCAACTACGATCTGCCGCAGGAAACTGAATATTATGTTCACCGCATCGGCCGAACTGGACGAGCCGGCAAGGAAGGCTTGGCCGTCACGCTGATCACCGCCCGGCAAAAGTATGCGCTGCGCGATCTGGAACGGACAACCCGTGCCAAGCTGACGCAGAAACCGCTGCCTTCTTTGGAGGAAGTACGTAAGATCCGCCTGGATTTCTTACGCGAAGATCTGGAACACCGGATGACCCGCGATGTTCCGGAATCCCTGGCTGCGATCATCGACAGTATGAAAGACGATGGCTATTCCTATCGTGAAATGGCTTTAGCCTTGGCTTATCAGATTGCCGGACAGGAAATGTTTGACGAATCCGCCTGGAATGCTTCTGTCCGTCCTGCTTTGACGGTTACGGAAAAAGGCATGAGCGAGCTGATTCTCGATATCGGTTCAGATCAGGATGTCAACGCTTCGATCATCGTCAGTGCAATTGCCACCGCAACGGGACTGCCGGGCAAGGAAATCGGGAAGATCCGGATCAGTGCTCAGGAAACAACCGTGCAGATTCCGCGGCAGTTTGACCGTGAAATCGCCGATACGATGAAAAAGACGCCGATTAAAGGCCAGACCGTTCATCCGCTTTTGATGGTACGCAAGGGCAAGGATTACAGCAACCTGCCGCCTAAGCGCCGCACCGCTTCCAAAGGTCAGCAGCGCCAGCGCGGACGCCGCCGTGAAAACCGCGACTAA
- a CDS encoding diacylglycerol/lipid kinase family protein: MKHIFIVNPTSGKGDGKRAASIIQAEIEQNHLDGEIRMSEYAGHAQKLAAEIKPDPETIVYAVGGDGTIWEVLNGLSQGLRLGILPCGTGNDYYRMIDSRRLPFAQLLHETLQGKWVEVDFGQCHHWRFHNCTTLGLDARVNDLAIKLYQNYPLPRFSVYGLAAVFCALKPAPFELVLKTETETIRQKAIIAAVMNGSSYGNGFIAAPQADLQDGLFDICLIEPLSLWETLWLMPKYKQGRHTHLKQCRILRASEVEIQVDQPILMQSDGEGFTSNHVKITAGPYKLPLIVPQASPLKA, from the coding sequence ATGAAGCATATATTCATCGTCAATCCAACTTCCGGCAAAGGGGACGGAAAGCGAGCCGCCTCCATCATTCAGGCCGAAATCGAACAAAATCATCTTGACGGCGAGATCCGGATGTCCGAATATGCCGGTCATGCTCAGAAGCTGGCGGCAGAAATCAAGCCTGACCCGGAAACAATTGTCTACGCTGTGGGCGGAGATGGGACGATTTGGGAAGTGTTAAACGGTCTGTCTCAGGGACTGCGCCTAGGTATCCTTCCCTGCGGAACAGGCAATGATTACTATCGGATGATCGATTCGCGCAGGCTGCCGTTTGCGCAGCTGCTGCACGAAACACTGCAGGGCAAATGGGTGGAAGTCGATTTCGGACAATGTCATCATTGGCGTTTTCATAACTGCACGACGCTGGGTCTGGATGCACGGGTTAATGATCTGGCAATCAAGCTCTACCAGAACTATCCGCTCCCAAGATTCTCAGTTTATGGTTTGGCGGCCGTATTCTGCGCTTTAAAACCAGCACCTTTTGAGCTGGTGTTAAAGACAGAAACAGAGACCATCCGGCAGAAAGCGATCATCGCCGCTGTGATGAACGGCAGCAGCTACGGCAATGGGTTTATCGCAGCACCTCAAGCTGATTTACAGGATGGGCTGTTTGATATCTGCCTTATCGAACCGCTTTCTTTATGGGAAACTCTGTGGCTGATGCCCAAATACAAACAGGGACGTCATACCCATTTAAAGCAATGCCGGATCCTGCGGGCTTCGGAAGTGGAAATTCAGGTAGATCAGCCGATCTTGATGCAGTCGGATGGCGAAGGCTTTACCTCCAACCATGTTAAAATTACCGCCGGTCCTTATAAACTGCCGTTAATTGTGCCGCAGGCTTCGCCATTAAAGGCATAA
- the ybaK gene encoding Cys-tRNA(Pro) deacylase → MKEVKTNAMRILDKQKLAYQVHSYPHHEKEAVDGVSVAAMLNEDPAHVFKTLITQASSKAYYVFVIPVADELDLKKAAKAVGEKAVELIPVKNLFSVSGYIRGGCSPIGMKKSLPTIIHSSALELETILFSGGQIGTQIEMAPQALAELIHARFEAVIR, encoded by the coding sequence ATGAAAGAAGTCAAGACGAATGCCATGCGGATTCTGGATAAGCAGAAGCTGGCCTATCAGGTTCATTCGTATCCGCATCATGAAAAAGAAGCCGTGGATGGGGTCAGCGTGGCAGCGATGCTGAATGAAGATCCGGCACATGTATTTAAAACACTGATCACGCAAGCTTCCAGCAAAGCGTACTACGTCTTTGTGATTCCGGTGGCGGACGAGCTGGATTTGAAAAAAGCAGCCAAAGCGGTAGGGGAGAAGGCCGTTGAATTGATTCCGGTGAAAAACCTATTCTCTGTCAGCGGTTATATTCGCGGCGGATGCAGTCCAATCGGTATGAAAAAGAGTCTGCCGACGATCATTCATAGTTCAGCTTTGGAATTGGAAACGATACTGTTCAGCGGCGGACAAATCGGCACTCAGATCGAAATGGCTCCCCAAGCCCTAGCCGAGCTGATTCATGCCCGGTTTGAAGCGGTTATCCGCTGA
- the rbr gene encoding rubrerythrin produces MKDLKGTKTEQNLMTAFAGESQARNKYTYYASKAKKDGYEQIAALFEDTANNEKEHAKLWFKLLHNGMPSTIDNLKDAAAGENYEWTDMYAKMAEEAREEGFDAIAKTMEGVAAIEKTHEERYLKLLANIENGEVFVRKGEQVWECRNCGHLHIGESAPEVCPVCAHPKSYFMLRPTNY; encoded by the coding sequence ATGAAAGATTTGAAAGGCACAAAGACGGAACAAAATCTGATGACAGCATTCGCCGGCGAAAGCCAGGCCCGCAACAAGTACACATACTATGCGTCCAAAGCCAAGAAGGACGGCTATGAGCAGATTGCGGCACTGTTTGAGGATACCGCTAATAATGAAAAAGAACATGCCAAGCTGTGGTTTAAGCTGCTGCATAACGGTATGCCTTCCACAATCGACAACCTGAAAGATGCGGCTGCCGGTGAAAACTACGAATGGACGGATATGTACGCCAAGATGGCAGAAGAAGCCCGCGAAGAAGGCTTTGACGCCATCGCGAAGACGATGGAAGGTGTCGCTGCGATTGAAAAGACCCATGAAGAACGTTATCTGAAACTGCTGGCCAACATTGAAAACGGTGAAGTATTCGTTCGTAAAGGCGAACAGGTTTGGGAATGCCGCAACTGCGGACATCTGCATATCGGCGAAAGCGCTCCGGAAGTCTGCCCAGTCTGCGCTCATCCGAAGAGCTACTTCATGCTGCGTCCGACAAACTATTAA
- a CDS encoding putative ABC transporter permease subunit produces the protein MNRSFVLFRLSLKQLIWQMARTFGGRKKFSPVLILLAASLLIGLSGLYSWSMIAGVPESMNLLIPLSILSAAFGLILVFGFYHAQGYLFDFRDYDLLFSMPLSRRQILMSKLIALIAMMLLYSAFLTLPMMVLFQLHYAMPLTFLLYGLIGQLFLPLIPMTVACLAAVLVRLISSRVKHPVLIRNLLSLGMVIGLMAVMTLFQSQTGQAQDIGALIRPIQTGLAPVYWLTMAMMQGSFSELLKLIGASSLVLLLFLAAIAPLWNTLNQKARMTSAQAGGRMKVQSSSMNAALFRRELRRYFASTSLVMNTLVGPVMVALCAVMLAVQKDLMVQVMLESGMDFSAFADPVAMLLLAVCLFCGMICPVTATSISLEGKNFWIVRSLPIPAGRYLGAKLALDLALNIPVSWLSILILSVVYHFSWLTVVLLLTLTLLAILCSGLFGLIINLHFPRFDFDREIVVVKQSLSTMITVLAGMGASFLILAVLLFWAPLESSLMMMVIALVLILLAAGMGIYLIRRGEALLSKLSGV, from the coding sequence ATGAATAGATCGTTTGTTCTGTTTCGGCTGTCGCTGAAACAGCTGATCTGGCAGATGGCGAGAACCTTTGGCGGGCGGAAGAAATTCAGTCCGGTCCTGATTCTTCTGGCGGCAAGTCTGTTGATCGGTCTATCCGGCTTATACAGCTGGTCTATGATCGCAGGGGTGCCGGAATCGATGAATCTGCTTATTCCGCTGTCGATACTCAGTGCCGCGTTCGGTTTGATCTTGGTCTTCGGCTTCTATCATGCCCAGGGTTATTTGTTTGATTTTCGTGATTATGACCTGTTGTTCAGCATGCCGCTGTCGCGCCGTCAGATTCTGATGTCCAAACTGATTGCTTTGATCGCGATGATGTTACTGTACAGTGCGTTTTTGACGCTGCCGATGATGGTGCTGTTTCAGCTGCATTATGCAATGCCGCTGACGTTTTTACTCTATGGATTGATTGGACAGCTGTTTCTGCCGCTGATTCCGATGACCGTGGCTTGTCTGGCAGCTGTATTGGTACGCTTGATTTCCAGCCGGGTCAAACATCCGGTGTTGATCCGCAATCTTTTGTCCTTGGGGATGGTGATCGGATTGATGGCAGTGATGACCTTGTTTCAGAGCCAGACCGGTCAGGCTCAGGATATCGGGGCTTTGATTCGTCCGATCCAAACGGGATTGGCTCCTGTTTACTGGCTGACGATGGCGATGATGCAGGGAAGCTTCAGCGAACTGCTGAAACTGATCGGCGCTTCTTCGCTGGTTCTGCTGCTTTTTTTAGCCGCCATCGCTCCGCTTTGGAATACGCTGAATCAAAAGGCGCGGATGACATCGGCCCAGGCCGGCGGTCGGATGAAGGTTCAGTCTTCTTCGATGAATGCGGCGCTATTCCGCAGAGAGCTGCGCCGGTATTTTGCTTCCACGTCGCTGGTCATGAATACTTTGGTCGGTCCGGTCATGGTTGCGCTGTGCGCAGTGATGCTGGCAGTCCAGAAAGATTTGATGGTTCAGGTAATGCTGGAAAGCGGCATGGATTTCAGTGCCTTCGCGGACCCGGTGGCTATGCTGCTTTTGGCGGTCTGTCTGTTCTGCGGGATGATCTGTCCGGTCACCGCGACCTCCATCTCGCTGGAAGGCAAGAATTTCTGGATCGTGCGCTCGCTGCCGATTCCGGCCGGCCGCTATTTGGGAGCAAAGCTGGCGCTGGACCTGGCGCTGAATATCCCGGTCAGCTGGCTGAGTATTCTTATTCTAAGTGTTGTCTATCACTTTTCTTGGCTGACCGTGGTTCTGCTGCTTACGCTGACCTTGCTGGCGATTTTGTGTTCCGGATTGTTCGGCTTAATCATCAATCTGCATTTTCCGCGGTTTGATTTTGATCGGGAAATCGTCGTTGTCAAGCAGAGCTTAAGCACGATGATCACCGTGCTGGCTGGTATGGGCGCCAGCTTTCTGATCCTTGCCGTTCTGCTGTTCTGGGCACCGCTGGAATCGTCTTTGATGATGATGGTGATCGCCCTGGTGCTGATCTTGCTGGCTGCGGGAATGGGGATTTATTTAATCCGCCGGGGAGAAGCTTTGCTTTCCAAACTGTCAGGCGTGTAA
- a CDS encoding ABC transporter ATP-binding protein, with the protein MLEIKSLVKRYGNKTAVDHLDLTCENGEIFGFIGPNGAGKTTTIKAVVGILDFDEGEILIDGHSIRQEPLTCKQNLAYIPDNPDLYDIMRGDEYLNFVADIYQIDQQTRSQRIQKYACLFELEGALTMPISSYSHGMKQKLAVISAFLHDPKLLVLDEPFVGLDPKASFLLKKLMREHCDRGNTIFFSTHVLEVAQKLCDHVGILKDGRLAALGTMDEVIGDQSLEQVFLELADHE; encoded by the coding sequence ATGCTGGAAATTAAAAGTTTAGTCAAACGTTATGGCAATAAGACCGCTGTCGATCATTTGGATCTGACCTGTGAAAACGGTGAGATCTTTGGTTTTATCGGTCCTAATGGTGCAGGGAAAACGACGACGATCAAAGCGGTTGTCGGAATTCTGGATTTTGATGAGGGAGAAATCCTGATCGACGGGCATTCGATTCGTCAGGAGCCCCTAACATGCAAGCAAAATCTGGCCTATATTCCGGATAATCCGGATCTCTATGACATTATGCGTGGGGATGAATATCTGAACTTTGTCGCGGATATCTATCAGATTGATCAACAGACTCGTTCGCAGCGGATCCAGAAATATGCGTGTTTATTTGAGCTGGAAGGAGCGCTGACAATGCCGATCAGCAGCTACTCGCATGGAATGAAGCAGAAGCTGGCGGTAATCAGTGCATTTCTGCACGATCCGAAGCTCTTGGTTCTGGATGAACCGTTTGTCGGTCTGGATCCGAAGGCTTCCTTCCTGCTGAAAAAGCTGATGCGCGAGCACTGTGACCGCGGCAACACGATTTTCTTTTCAACGCATGTTCTGGAAGTGGCGCAGAAGCTGTGCGATCATGTTGGAATCTTGAAGGACGGACGGCTGGCGGCGTTGGGAACTATGGATGAAGTCATCGGCGATCAATCGTTGGAACAGGTCTTCTTGGAGCTGGCGGATCATGAATAG
- a CDS encoding SdpI family protein, translating to MKKFFDWKLLILPVLAVIITLIAWPTLPEIIPTHFNVQGIADNTGPKASIWIFPAALFLIPAIMAISPKIDPRRHNYVKFKKSYRVIMAVTEIFLFLMYCWMLGQIYGISLVSGEYLPPVMTGLLFLTLGNVMPKIRQNYLVGVKTIWSFDDPDNWNKTQRFGGYCFCIAGILLLLSCFVPLAMRAAVILSLILMAAFLPLGYSWLLFRKKEKENKHAGN from the coding sequence TTGAAAAAGTTCTTCGATTGGAAATTATTAATTCTTCCAGTGCTGGCGGTGATCATAACTTTGATTGCCTGGCCGACGCTGCCTGAGATCATCCCGACGCATTTCAACGTTCAGGGAATTGCGGACAATACCGGGCCGAAAGCTTCAATCTGGATTTTTCCGGCGGCGTTATTTCTGATTCCTGCAATCATGGCGATATCTCCGAAGATTGATCCACGGCGGCACAATTATGTCAAATTTAAAAAGTCGTATCGTGTCATCATGGCGGTTACTGAAATCTTTCTGTTTCTGATGTATTGCTGGATGTTAGGCCAGATCTACGGAATTTCGTTAGTCAGCGGGGAATATTTGCCGCCGGTGATGACGGGTCTGTTATTTCTGACGCTGGGCAACGTGATGCCGAAAATCCGGCAGAATTATCTGGTCGGCGTCAAGACGATCTGGAGCTTTGATGATCCGGATAACTGGAATAAAACGCAGCGCTTCGGCGGTTACTGCTTCTGCATTGCTGGTATTTTGCTTCTGTTATCGTGTTTTGTGCCGCTGGCAATGCGGGCGGCGGTCATCTTGAGTTTAATTCTGATGGCGGCGTTTTTGCCGCTGGGCTATTCCTGGCTGTTGTTCAGGAAGAAAGAAAAGGAGAATAAACATGCTGGAAATTAA
- a CDS encoding autorepressor SdpR family transcription factor, giving the protein MQETFKALSDPTRREILELLKERRMTAGEIASHFQMTNATVSHHLAVLRKADLISDDRDGKYIYYELNMSVFSEMLGWALGFVKEKESGD; this is encoded by the coding sequence ATGCAGGAAACTTTTAAAGCCTTATCTGATCCCACACGACGTGAGATTTTGGAACTGCTGAAAGAAAGACGGATGACGGCCGGTGAAATCGCTTCACACTTCCAGATGACCAATGCGACGGTATCGCATCATCTGGCTGTGCTGCGGAAAGCTGATCTGATCAGTGATGATCGTGACGGCAAGTATATTTATTATGAATTGAATATGAGCGTATTTTCTGAAATGTTAGGTTGGGCTTTAGGGTTTGTTAAAGAAAAAGAGAGTGGGGATTGA
- a CDS encoding kinase to dihydroxyacetone kinase produces MLEFKFDTQLLIEGHDLSEDAIHDYITENIAGDCLLAVGDEEMIKIHFHTNTPWRVLEYCASLGEIHDIVVENMERQSQGLQG; encoded by the coding sequence ATGTTGGAATTTAAATTTGATACTCAGCTTTTGATTGAAGGTCATGATCTTTCAGAAGATGCAATTCATGACTACATCACGGAGAATATTGCGGGTGACTGCCTGTTGGCGGTCGGCGATGAGGAAATGATCAAGATTCATTTTCATACCAATACGCCTTGGAGGGTCTTGGAATACTGCGCCAGTCTTGGCGAAATCCATGATATTGTCGTTGAAAATATGGAACGTCAGTCACAGGGGCTGCAGGGTTAA